One segment of Primulina tabacum isolate GXHZ01 chromosome 6, ASM2559414v2, whole genome shotgun sequence DNA contains the following:
- the LOC142548389 gene encoding tRNA-uridine aminocarboxypropyltransferase A, whose translation MGFSSRPNSSQFYFTEMASEGKIEPARRRICGSGCGRPANVCLCRSLPSSPIETVTQIVILHHPHEQSHKLATVPLLSKCLANCHIIVGRKLRYGDSSMLDTLHDQNLHSQPFRRALFLFPGSDALALADVSQVQPSLDYADENSHVLIVFDGTWKHAKEMLLASLPFLSKFAIQVCLGFDVRLDGDSIFNSGLILRKEPFAGCMSTMEAVARCLRILEPNGVEIESRIIVVLKAMVGFQASFLKSRPKLTNEQRRGEH comes from the exons ATGGGCTTCTCCTCTAGGCCCAATTCATCTCAATTTTACTTTACGGAGATGGCATCGGAGGGAAAAATCGAACCTGCACGGCGGCGAATCTGCGGCAGCGGGTGCGGCAGACCGGCCAACGTATGTCTCTGCCGCAGTCTCCCTTCGAGTCCCATCGAGACGGTCACGCAAATCGTCATCCTCCATCACCCACACGAGCAAAGTCACAAACTTGCCACAGTCCCTCTCCTCTCCAAATGCCTAGCCAACTGCCACATCATCGTGGGACGAAAATTGAGGTATGGAGACTCAAGTATGCTAGATACTCTTCACGATCAAAATCTTCATTCGCAGCCTTTTCGCCGGGCCCTTTTTCTGTTCCCTG GTTCAGATGCCTTGGCTTTAGCTGACGTCAGTCAGGTACAACCCTCTCTTGACTATGCTGATGAAAATAGTCATGTTTTGATTGTTTTTGATGGAACTTGGAAGCATGCCAAGGAGATGCTGCTGGCAAGTCTACCGTTTTTATCCAAGTTTGCCATTCAAGTTTGTCTAGGTTTCGATGTAAGGCTTGATGGTGATAGTATTTTCAACTCAGGTTTGATTCTTAGAAAAGAACCGTTTGCTGGGTGTATGAGTACAATGGAGGCAGTTGCAAGGTGTTTAAGAATTCTCGAACCAAATGGGGTTGAGATCGAATCTAGGATAATAGTGGTTTTAAAAGCTATGGTTGGTTTTCAGGCTAGTTTCTTGAAGTCAAGACCGAAATTAACAAATGAACAGAGAAGAGGAGAGCACTGA